The following are encoded in a window of Pseudalgibacter alginicilyticus genomic DNA:
- a CDS encoding 3-hydroxyacyl-CoA dehydrogenase family protein, producing MKNIAVIGAGTMGNGIAHTFAQNGFKVQLIDISEGTLKNGLAIISKNLDRMVSKETISEEIKLQTLSNIITSSNLSESVKQADLVVEAATEDIDLKLNIFKQLDEACPSETILASNTSSISITKIGAATNRADKVIGMHFMNPVPIMKLVEVIRGSKTSDVITKSIMDLSKKLNKIPVEVNDAPGFVANRILMPMINESIDTLENGVAGVYEIDTVMKLGMAHPMGPLQLADLIGLDVCLSILNVMHDGFKNPKYAPCPLLINMVKSGKLGIKSGEGFYDYSKTKKAEIVSSQFLNRII from the coding sequence ATGAAAAACATTGCTGTTATAGGTGCTGGCACTATGGGAAACGGCATAGCCCATACTTTTGCCCAAAATGGTTTTAAAGTACAACTAATAGATATTAGTGAGGGTACACTCAAAAATGGACTTGCTATCATTTCTAAAAACTTAGACAGAATGGTTTCAAAAGAAACTATTTCCGAAGAAATAAAACTTCAAACTCTTTCAAACATTATCACATCATCAAACTTATCCGAATCTGTAAAACAAGCTGATTTGGTCGTTGAAGCAGCTACAGAAGATATTGATTTAAAACTGAATATTTTTAAACAATTAGATGAAGCTTGTCCTTCTGAAACTATTTTAGCAAGTAACACTTCTTCCATTTCCATCACTAAAATTGGAGCCGCAACAAACAGAGCAGACAAAGTAATTGGAATGCATTTTATGAATCCTGTGCCCATCATGAAATTAGTTGAAGTAATAAGAGGCTCCAAAACCAGTGATGTTATAACAAAAAGCATCATGGATTTATCTAAAAAATTGAACAAAATTCCTGTTGAAGTTAATGATGCTCCAGGTTTTGTGGCTAATCGCATTCTAATGCCTATGATTAATGAGTCCATAGACACCTTAGAAAATGGTGTGGCGGGTGTATATGAAATTGATACGGTTATGAAATTAGGCATGGCACACCCTATGGGACCACTGCAATTAGCCGATTTAATAGGATTAGATGTTTGCCTATCTATATTAAATGTTATGCACGATGGTTTTAAAAACCCAAAATATGCTCCTTGCCCACTGCTTATCAATATGGTGAAATCTGGAAAATTAGGCATAAAATCAGGAGAAGGTTTTTATGACTATTCTAAAACCAAGAAAGCTGAAATAGTTTCCTCGCAATTTTTAAATAGAATTATTTAG
- a CDS encoding YggS family pyridoxal phosphate-dependent enzyme, protein MQIKANLNHIKSNIPSHVTLVAVSKTKPIPDLMEAYNAGQRIFGENKIQEMVEKHETMPKDINWHMIGHVQKNKVKYMAPFVRLIHAVDNFKLLEEINKQAQKHNRIIDCLFQIKIATEDSKFGMQKTEASKIIESKDFSALKNINIIGLMGMATFTDDEQQIKKEFTLLKNTFNELKPLKSFNFNPQIISMGMSGDYQLAIDCGSNMIRVGSSIFGSRNYSI, encoded by the coding sequence ATGCAGATAAAAGCAAACCTCAACCATATAAAATCAAACATACCTAGTCATGTTACTTTAGTAGCTGTTTCAAAAACAAAACCCATTCCAGATTTGATGGAAGCCTACAATGCTGGACAACGCATATTTGGTGAAAACAAAATACAAGAAATGGTTGAAAAGCATGAAACCATGCCCAAGGATATAAATTGGCATATGATTGGACACGTACAAAAAAATAAAGTAAAATATATGGCACCCTTTGTACGTTTAATTCATGCTGTAGATAATTTTAAATTATTAGAAGAAATAAATAAACAGGCCCAAAAACATAATCGGATTATTGATTGTTTATTTCAAATTAAAATAGCTACTGAAGATTCAAAATTCGGAATGCAGAAAACAGAAGCTTCCAAAATTATTGAATCTAAAGATTTTTCAGCCTTAAAAAACATCAACATAATTGGCCTTATGGGCATGGCTACTTTTACTGATGATGAACAACAGATAAAAAAAGAATTCACACTTTTAAAAAACACTTTTAATGAGCTAAAACCGCTTAAATCTTTTAACTTTAACCCTCAAATCATTTCTATGGGCATGAGTGGTGATTATCAATTAGCAATTGATTGTGGTAGTAACATGATACGAGTTGGCAGTAGTATTTTTGGAAGTAGAAATTATTCAATTTAA
- a CDS encoding RNA polymerase sigma factor — protein sequence MKTLNNIDYKSDEDLVRDIVKTNDTLLFEELYDRYAMLVYNKCYGFAKDSDEAKDLTQDVFLKLFVKLASFKEKSKFSTWLYAFTYNHCVNYVTRNTAKKFEKQSVDYTDIENLSEDDDDDHSFLEMKVDKLKIALDMISPDEKMILLLKYQDLLSIKEIEDVLSIGESAVKMRIKRAKDKLKAVYNNNLN from the coding sequence TTGAAAACCCTCAACAACATAGATTATAAATCTGATGAAGATTTGGTTAGGGACATTGTGAAAACCAATGACACCTTGCTTTTTGAAGAGTTGTATGATAGATACGCTATGTTGGTATATAATAAATGTTACGGTTTTGCTAAAGATTCTGATGAAGCTAAAGACTTAACCCAAGATGTTTTTTTGAAGCTATTTGTTAAACTGGCAAGTTTTAAAGAAAAATCCAAATTCTCAACATGGTTATATGCCTTTACCTATAATCATTGTGTAAATTATGTAACGAGAAACACTGCTAAAAAATTTGAAAAGCAGTCAGTTGACTATACAGATATTGAAAACCTTTCAGAAGATGATGATGACGATCATTCCTTTCTTGAAATGAAAGTAGATAAGTTAAAAATCGCTTTAGATATGATTTCTCCTGATGAAAAAATGATACTGCTGTTAAAATACCAAGATTTACTTTCAATAAAAGAAATTGAAGATGTTTTATCAATTGGAGAAAGTGCCGTGAAAATGAGAATTAAACGTGCTAAAGATAAGCTTAAAGCCGTATATAATAATAACCTTAACTAA
- a CDS encoding exonuclease domain-containing protein, translating into MYAILDIETTGGKFNEEGITEIAIYKYDGHEVVDQFISLVNPERDIQPFVVNLTGINSNMLRNAPKFYEVAKRIIEITEDTILVAHNADFDYRILCTEFRRLGYEYERPSLCTVELSKNLIPGQVSYSLGKLVRSLGIPVTDRHRASGDAIATVKLFKLLLDKDTTKSIIQKSIRLNPKKQLEPKHIDIIESLPSITGVYYIHNSEGNIIYIGKSNNIKKRINQHFTNTNHKSKRIQLHVASVTYEATGSELVALLKESEEIKRNKPIYNRALRRTVFTHALYSFKDENKYINLKIDIADGRKHPITTFSNRQSGKSFMEKAVEEYGLCQKLTGIYKTKNSCFNYDIKSCKGACIQKELPETYNQRVTQLIDKNSYKNKNMVIIDKGRDIDERSAILIENGVFKGLGFFNLNYQINNMDVLASIITPMENNRDTQHIIQSYLRRNKKVKRIVFDKI; encoded by the coding sequence TTGTACGCAATATTAGACATAGAAACCACTGGTGGAAAATTTAATGAAGAAGGTATCACAGAAATTGCTATTTATAAATATGACGGCCATGAAGTGGTAGATCAATTTATTAGTCTTGTTAATCCGGAACGAGATATTCAGCCTTTTGTGGTAAATCTTACAGGAATAAACAGTAATATGTTGCGCAACGCTCCCAAGTTTTATGAAGTTGCAAAACGTATTATAGAAATTACCGAAGACACTATTTTAGTAGCCCACAACGCCGATTTTGATTATAGGATTTTATGCACTGAATTTAGAAGGTTAGGCTACGAATATGAAAGACCATCGCTGTGTACTGTTGAATTATCTAAAAACTTAATCCCTGGGCAAGTTTCGTATAGCCTTGGAAAATTAGTGCGCTCATTAGGAATTCCTGTTACAGATAGGCATCGTGCTTCTGGTGATGCTATAGCTACTGTTAAGCTCTTTAAGCTTCTGTTAGACAAGGACACTACTAAAAGTATCATCCAAAAATCTATTCGATTAAATCCAAAAAAACAATTAGAACCTAAGCATATTGATATTATTGAAAGCTTACCTTCCATAACAGGTGTATATTATATTCATAATTCTGAAGGCAACATTATTTATATAGGTAAAAGCAACAACATAAAAAAACGCATCAATCAGCACTTTACTAATACCAATCACAAATCAAAACGTATTCAATTGCATGTAGCATCGGTTACTTACGAAGCTACTGGAAGTGAATTGGTAGCCCTTTTAAAAGAAAGCGAAGAAATTAAACGAAATAAACCCATTTATAATCGCGCTTTAAGACGAACGGTATTTACCCATGCTTTATATAGTTTTAAAGATGAAAACAAATATATAAACCTAAAAATTGATATAGCTGATGGTAGAAAACACCCTATAACTACATTTAGTAACCGCCAAAGTGGAAAAAGTTTCATGGAAAAAGCTGTAGAAGAATACGGACTTTGCCAAAAACTAACTGGGATTTATAAAACCAAGAATAGTTGTTTTAACTATGATATTAAAAGCTGCAAAGGAGCATGTATTCAAAAGGAATTACCAGAAACATACAACCAACGAGTAACCCAACTTATTGATAAAAATAGTTACAAAAACAAAAACATGGTAATTATTGATAAAGGTAGAGATATTGATGAACGCAGCGCCATTCTTATTGAAAACGGCGTTTTTAAGGGTTTAGGTTTCTTCAATTTGAATTATCAAATCAATAACATGGATGTGTTAGCATCAATCATCACTCCTATGGAAAACAATAGGGATACTCAACATATTATTCAAAGTTATTTACGTAGAAATAAAAAAGTAAAACGAATTGTTTTTGATAAAATTTAG
- a CDS encoding protein-L-isoaspartate(D-aspartate) O-methyltransferase produces the protein MKDTFKHKGMRQQLVTVLVTKGIKNEKVLRAIAKIPRHLFMDSSFLDHAYQDKAFPIAADQTISQPYTVAFQTELLQVKKDDKVLEIGTGSGYQTAVLCELGAKVFSIERQQELFKKTSKFLPQLGYRAKKLIFGDGYKGLKEEAPFDSIIVTAGAPFVPKPLLSQLKIGGRLVIPVGEDVQIMTLFIRNGAKEFEQHEFGEFRFVPLLEDKN, from the coding sequence TTGAAAGATACATTTAAACACAAGGGCATGCGACAGCAGTTGGTTACTGTTTTAGTAACCAAAGGAATAAAGAATGAAAAGGTTTTGAGAGCCATTGCTAAAATACCAAGACATTTATTTATGGATTCGAGTTTTTTGGATCATGCATACCAAGATAAAGCGTTTCCTATTGCGGCAGATCAAACCATTTCTCAACCTTACACTGTCGCTTTTCAAACGGAACTGTTACAAGTCAAAAAAGATGACAAAGTATTAGAAATAGGTACAGGTAGTGGTTATCAAACAGCTGTTTTGTGTGAGCTTGGAGCTAAGGTGTTTAGTATTGAGCGTCAACAAGAATTATTTAAAAAAACGAGTAAATTTTTACCGCAATTAGGTTATCGTGCTAAAAAACTAATTTTTGGTGATGGCTACAAAGGATTAAAAGAAGAAGCACCATTTGATAGTATAATTGTAACAGCGGGCGCACCTTTTGTGCCAAAACCATTATTAAGTCAACTAAAAATAGGAGGTAGATTGGTTATTCCTGTGGGTGAGGATGTTCAAATTATGACGCTTTTTATTAGAAATGGCGCAAAAGAATTTGAACAGCATGAGTTTGGTGAGTTTAGATTTGTACCCTTGCTAGAGGATAAAAATTAA
- a CDS encoding DUF3857 domain-containing protein has translation MKKVIFILFLLPCIYTYSQSKFNSNSYSVTLADIETNTFDKDSTANALVIYEEGNSYVDQSDYKLHTEIKRKIKILNKEGFDKATVSVYLYKNKNITEDIEHILATTYNKLNGKVIKTQLEKEHIYKEEYNENYTLVKFTLPNIKEGSVITYSYKLDTPFMFKYKGWNFQDDIPTLYSDYKTSIPGNWVYNIKLVGYKALDTNTSNLKKNCLEGPNGASADCSINHFAMKDIPAFIEEDYITNKYNYLARVEYELKTFRGFDGTVNDYTKTWESVDDELKAELSIGRQLSKSVNKEDFFNNQILSEPNTLKKAEIIYHYVQDNFTWNEEYNIFKDHTIKDLIKNKSGNVSSINILLHNLLKASKIDVKPVLISTRSNGFPTKIFPVISDFNYLIVQATINNKTYLLDATDPYLNFGQLPFRCLNKDGRLLDFKNGSKWIAINAEKPSSVLYKVQLNLDSKQDIIQGTVESHRTGYHALSSKKSYYSNNESYVKNLKNRFPNTEITNHIVNNKDKKNSSFTESYNIQYTSEKAGSNIYLNPFFVKFFKENPFKLQERTYPIDFGFKDYYNYIFSIDLGDDYVVLEKPENIFLKLPNDKGQLFFSTAVLNNTINISLRIDFKEPIYEIEYYPYLKEFMSKIVDIQNNSLILLKKK, from the coding sequence ATGAAAAAAGTAATTTTCATTTTGTTTCTACTCCCCTGTATTTACACTTATTCTCAATCAAAATTCAATTCAAATTCCTATTCCGTAACATTAGCAGATATTGAAACCAATACATTTGATAAAGATTCTACAGCCAATGCCTTGGTAATTTATGAAGAAGGAAATAGTTATGTAGACCAATCTGATTACAAGCTTCATACAGAAATAAAACGCAAAATTAAAATCCTTAATAAGGAAGGGTTTGATAAAGCTACAGTTTCTGTTTACTTATATAAAAACAAAAATATTACTGAAGATATTGAACATATTTTAGCTACAACTTATAATAAATTAAATGGAAAAGTAATAAAAACGCAATTAGAAAAAGAGCACATCTACAAAGAAGAATATAACGAAAATTATACATTAGTAAAATTTACATTACCCAATATAAAAGAAGGATCTGTCATTACCTACAGTTACAAACTTGACACCCCTTTTATGTTTAAATACAAGGGTTGGAATTTCCAAGATGATATTCCAACATTATATAGCGATTACAAAACAAGCATTCCTGGAAATTGGGTATATAACATAAAATTAGTTGGATACAAAGCTCTTGATACTAATACTTCTAATTTAAAAAAAAATTGTCTAGAGGGTCCTAATGGAGCCTCTGCAGATTGCAGCATAAATCATTTTGCTATGAAAGACATACCTGCTTTTATTGAAGAAGATTATATAACTAATAAATACAATTACCTTGCACGGGTAGAATATGAATTAAAAACATTTAGAGGCTTTGATGGCACGGTAAACGACTATACTAAAACTTGGGAAAGTGTTGATGATGAATTAAAAGCTGAACTAAGTATTGGAAGGCAATTATCAAAATCTGTTAATAAAGAAGATTTTTTTAACAATCAAATTTTAAGTGAGCCAAACACTTTAAAAAAGGCTGAAATTATTTATCATTATGTGCAAGATAATTTCACTTGGAATGAAGAATATAATATTTTTAAAGATCATACGATTAAAGATTTAATTAAAAATAAATCGGGAAATGTTTCATCCATAAATATTTTATTACACAATCTGTTAAAAGCTTCTAAAATAGATGTAAAACCAGTACTTATATCTACGAGAAGTAACGGATTTCCAACAAAAATTTTCCCTGTTATTTCTGATTTCAACTACTTAATTGTTCAGGCCACTATTAATAATAAAACATATTTATTAGATGCCACAGATCCTTATTTAAATTTTGGACAACTTCCTTTTAGATGTTTAAACAAAGATGGGCGTTTGCTTGATTTTAAAAATGGCAGTAAATGGATAGCCATAAACGCTGAAAAACCTTCATCAGTTTTATATAAGGTCCAGTTAAATTTAGATTCAAAACAAGATATTATACAAGGAACTGTTGAATCACATAGAACAGGATACCATGCGCTTTCTTCAAAAAAATCATATTATTCCAACAACGAATCTTATGTAAAAAACTTAAAAAATAGATTTCCTAACACAGAAATAACAAATCATATTGTTAATAATAAAGATAAAAAAAATAGTAGCTTTACAGAAAGTTATAATATTCAATACACTTCTGAAAAAGCAGGAAGTAACATTTATTTAAATCCTTTTTTTGTAAAATTTTTTAAAGAGAACCCATTTAAACTTCAAGAAAGAACTTATCCTATAGATTTTGGATTTAAAGATTATTACAACTATATTTTCAGCATTGATTTGGGAGATGACTATGTGGTATTAGAAAAACCTGAAAATATATTTTTAAAACTCCCGAATGATAAAGGGCAATTATTTTTTTCTACTGCTGTTTTAAATAACACTATAAATATATCATTACGAATAGATTTTAAAGAACCAATTTACGAGATAGAGTACTACCCCTATTTAAAAGAGTTTATGAGTAAAATTGTAGATATACAGAATAATTCTCTTATACTATTAAAGAAGAAGTAG
- the lpdA gene encoding dihydrolipoyl dehydrogenase has translation MNSYDVAVIGSGPGGYVAAIRCAQLGMKTAIIEKYSTLGGTCLNVGCIPSKALLDSSHHYEDAVKHFEEHGIDIPGDIKVNLEKMISRKQAVVDQTTGGIDFLMKKNNIDVYQGLGAFKDATHITITGEETTEIEAKNTIIATGSKPSSLPFINIDKERIITSTEALKLKEIPKHLIVIGGGVIGLELGQVYKRLGADVSVVEFMDRIIPTMDAGLSKELNKVLKKQKFKINISHKVKSVERVGDQVIVKADNKKGEEIEFKGDYCLVSVGRKPYTDGLNADAAGVKLTDRGQIEVNEHLQTSASNIYAIGDVVKGAMLAHKAEEEGVFVAEILAGQKPHIDYNLIPGVVYTWPEVAAVGKTEEQLKESGIDYKVGSFPMRALGRSRASMDLDGFVKILADKTTDEILGVHMIGARAADMIAEAVVAMEYRASAEDVSRMSHAHPTFTEAIKEAALAATDDRALHI, from the coding sequence ATGAATTCATACGATGTAGCCGTTATAGGCTCGGGCCCAGGAGGGTATGTTGCAGCTATACGTTGCGCACAATTAGGAATGAAAACTGCCATTATTGAAAAATATAGCACCCTTGGCGGCACGTGTTTAAATGTTGGATGTATTCCAAGTAAAGCGCTTTTAGATTCGTCGCATCATTATGAAGATGCAGTAAAGCATTTTGAAGAACATGGTATTGATATCCCTGGAGATATAAAGGTTAATCTTGAAAAAATGATTTCAAGAAAACAAGCCGTAGTAGATCAAACTACTGGTGGTATTGATTTTTTAATGAAGAAAAACAATATTGATGTATATCAAGGGTTAGGTGCTTTTAAAGATGCGACTCACATTACAATTACGGGTGAGGAAACTACAGAAATTGAAGCGAAAAACACGATTATAGCTACAGGAAGTAAACCTTCAAGTTTACCTTTTATCAATATTGATAAAGAACGTATTATAACTTCTACCGAAGCTTTAAAACTAAAAGAAATTCCTAAACACTTAATTGTTATAGGAGGCGGTGTAATCGGTTTGGAATTAGGGCAGGTTTATAAGCGATTAGGTGCTGATGTTTCTGTTGTGGAATTTATGGATAGAATCATTCCAACTATGGATGCTGGTTTATCTAAAGAGTTGAATAAAGTTTTAAAGAAGCAAAAATTTAAAATAAATATTTCTCATAAAGTAAAATCTGTTGAGCGTGTTGGAGATCAAGTTATTGTAAAAGCAGACAACAAAAAAGGAGAAGAAATAGAGTTCAAAGGCGATTACTGTTTGGTTTCTGTAGGTCGTAAGCCATACACAGACGGTTTAAATGCGGATGCAGCAGGTGTAAAACTAACAGACAGAGGGCAAATAGAAGTTAATGAGCATTTACAAACATCTGCATCTAATATTTATGCTATTGGTGATGTGGTTAAGGGGGCTATGTTAGCTCATAAAGCAGAAGAAGAAGGGGTATTTGTTGCAGAAATCTTGGCAGGACAAAAACCTCATATAGATTATAATTTAATTCCAGGTGTGGTTTATACTTGGCCTGAAGTGGCAGCAGTAGGTAAAACTGAAGAACAGCTAAAAGAGTCTGGTATAGATTACAAAGTTGGATCTTTTCCAATGCGTGCTTTAGGAAGAAGTAGAGCAAGTATGGATTTAGATGGTTTTGTTAAAATTTTAGCGGATAAAACAACTGATGAAATTTTAGGGGTTCATATGATTGGAGCACGTGCAGCAGATATGATTGCCGAAGCGGTTGTAGCTATGGAATACCGTGCATCTGCAGAAGATGTGTCTCGTATGAGTCATGCTCACCCAACATTTACAGAGGCTATTAAAGAAGCAGCTTTAGCGGCTACAGACGATAGAGCGTTACATATCTAA
- a CDS encoding T9SS type A sorting domain-containing protein, translating to MLGGNDLYIAVSTGKKISKIDITDPIPTTATEFISGFTGRPYGLLLHGNDLYVSEFSSGDLSKIDIAAPSPTLTTVSLSLIVSMYPNPADGYVKTLGVTEAVNFKIFNVLGVEIFSGKISDSQQIDTKILTQGIYYLELENIKTMRFIKKK from the coding sequence GTGCTTGGTGGTAATGATTTATATATTGCAGTATCCACTGGGAAAAAAATATCTAAAATTGATATTACTGATCCTATACCAACCACAGCTACTGAATTTATTTCGGGTTTTACTGGGAGACCATATGGTTTGTTGTTACATGGTAATGATTTATACGTTTCAGAGTTTAGTAGTGGGGATTTATCAAAAATAGATATTGCAGCACCATCTCCAACATTAACAACTGTTTCTTTATCGCTTATTGTTAGTATGTACCCAAACCCTGCCGATGGTTATGTTAAAACTTTAGGTGTGACTGAAGCGGTAAACTTTAAAATTTTTAATGTACTTGGGGTTGAAATATTTAGTGGAAAAATTTCTGATAGTCAACAGATAGATACAAAAATATTGACCCAAGGTATATATTATCTTGAATTGGAAAATATAAAAACCATGAGATTCATCAAAAAAAAATAG
- the smpB gene encoding SsrA-binding protein SmpB, which yields MQKRVNILNKKARFSYEILDKYTAGIVLTGTEIKSIRSSKASIAESFCEFNEKGELFVINATIEEYAFGNYYNHRPKAERKLLLNKRELKKLLKEVQASGLTIVPLRLFINDKGYAKMDIALAKGKKLFDKRETIKDRDNKRDLDRIKKSYN from the coding sequence ATGCAAAAAAGAGTCAACATACTAAACAAAAAAGCACGCTTCTCATACGAAATATTAGATAAGTACACAGCGGGTATTGTACTAACAGGTACTGAAATTAAATCTATAAGAAGCAGTAAGGCTTCTATTGCTGAAAGCTTTTGTGAGTTTAATGAAAAAGGTGAACTTTTTGTAATTAACGCTACTATTGAAGAATATGCCTTTGGCAATTATTATAATCACCGCCCTAAAGCAGAAAGAAAACTACTTTTAAATAAAAGAGAGCTAAAAAAACTTTTAAAAGAAGTGCAGGCTAGCGGATTAACTATTGTGCCATTACGCTTGTTTATAAACGATAAAGGTTATGCAAAAATGGATATTGCTCTTGCTAAGGGGAAAAAACTATTTGACAAACGAGAAACTATAAAAGACCGTGATAATAAGCGCGATTTGGATAGAATAAAAAAAAGTTACAACTAA
- a CDS encoding mechanosensitive ion channel family protein: MEQAARWKEVAMESLTNMWFEITKIFPNIIGTIIVLLVGWLVTKLIVKIVKKALKLARANKLDDAINEIEIIEGKKLNFDTIKIISNFVKWIMYIMLIIMASDIMHLTMISEQISNLLAYLPQLFAALVIFTIGLILANLVKKGLKSFFESMDLSGAKIISQIVFFLILVFVSITALNQAGVDTQIITSNVTMILAALLLAFSIAFGFGAQKVVGDLLRTFYARKTYEIGQVIEFNNIKGEVIAIDSIVVTLKTAEGKLVVPIKDIVESQIKIRD; this comes from the coding sequence ATGGAACAAGCAGCAAGATGGAAAGAAGTAGCTATGGAATCTTTAACTAACATGTGGTTTGAAATCACTAAAATATTCCCCAATATTATAGGAACTATCATTGTTTTATTAGTTGGATGGTTAGTAACAAAGTTGATTGTTAAGATTGTGAAAAAAGCCTTAAAACTAGCTCGTGCAAATAAATTAGATGACGCAATAAATGAAATAGAAATAATTGAAGGGAAAAAGCTAAATTTTGATACCATTAAAATAATATCAAATTTTGTTAAGTGGATCATGTATATCATGTTAATAATAATGGCTTCAGATATCATGCACCTCACCATGATATCAGAACAAATTAGTAACCTTTTAGCTTATTTACCACAATTATTTGCTGCTTTAGTCATATTTACTATTGGATTAATTTTAGCAAATTTAGTTAAAAAAGGGTTGAAATCTTTTTTTGAATCTATGGATTTGTCGGGAGCTAAAATCATAAGTCAAATAGTATTCTTTTTAATTTTAGTATTTGTTTCTATTACAGCATTAAACCAAGCAGGCGTTGATACTCAAATTATTACAAGTAATGTTACCATGATATTAGCAGCATTGTTATTGGCATTTTCTATTGCTTTTGGTTTTGGTGCTCAGAAAGTAGTGGGTGATTTATTAAGAACTTTTTATGCCAGAAAAACATATGAGATTGGGCAGGTTATAGAATTTAATAATATTAAAGGTGAGGTTATTGCTATTGACAGCATCGTGGTAACATTAAAAACAGCTGAAGGAAAATTAGTAGTTCCAATTAAAGATATTGTAGAGAGTCAGATAAAAATAAGGGATTGA
- a CDS encoding Gfo/Idh/MocA family protein: MLKAGVLGAGHLGKIHLRLLKQSEKYDLVGFYDADISNAKKVEAELGYKYFDSIEALIDAVDVVDIVTPTLSHYECAKMAISKGKHIFIEKPITNTVEEAEHIRELLAKNNLRGQVGHVERFNPAFLAVKNDIKSPMFIETHRLAEFNPRGTDVPVVLDLMIHDIDIILSIVKSKVKTISASGVAVISDTPDIANARLEFENGCVANLTASRISLKKMRKARFFQKDAYISVDFLTKKCEVVKMKDAPENPGDFDMVLQNAEGVKKQIYFDNPKVADNNSILDELETFADAINNNKMPIVTLHDGTEALRVATQIIECF, translated from the coding sequence ATGTTAAAAGCTGGTGTACTTGGTGCTGGGCACTTAGGAAAAATTCATTTAAGACTTCTTAAGCAATCTGAAAAATATGATTTAGTTGGTTTTTATGATGCCGATATAAGCAATGCAAAAAAAGTAGAAGCTGAATTGGGGTATAAATATTTTGATTCTATTGAAGCGCTTATTGATGCTGTGGATGTGGTAGATATTGTTACACCTACACTTTCTCATTACGAGTGTGCAAAAATGGCTATTTCAAAAGGTAAACATATTTTTATTGAAAAACCTATTACCAATACAGTTGAAGAAGCTGAGCACATTAGAGAACTTTTAGCTAAAAATAATTTACGGGGTCAAGTTGGGCATGTAGAGCGTTTTAACCCTGCTTTTTTAGCTGTAAAAAACGATATTAAATCGCCCATGTTTATTGAAACGCATCGATTGGCAGAATTTAACCCTCGTGGTACTGATGTTCCTGTTGTTTTAGATTTAATGATTCATGATATTGATATTATATTAAGTATTGTAAAATCTAAAGTTAAAACTATTTCTGCTAGTGGTGTTGCTGTTATTAGTGATACCCCCGATATTGCCAATGCGCGTTTAGAATTTGAAAACGGCTGCGTTGCGAATTTAACGGCTAGTAGAATTTCTCTAAAAAAAATGCGTAAAGCACGTTTCTTTCAAAAAGATGCCTATATATCTGTAGATTTTCTCACTAAAAAATGTGAAGTCGTAAAAATGAAAGATGCTCCAGAAAATCCAGGAGATTTTGATATGGTACTTCAAAATGCTGAAGGTGTTAAAAAACAAATTTATTTTGATAATCCAAAAGTAGCCGATAATAATTCTATTTTAGACGAATTAGAAACATTTGCAGATGCTATCAATAATAATAAAATGCCAATAGTAACACTACATGATGGTACAGAAGCATTACGAGTTGCTACGCAAATTATTGAATGTTTTTAA